The following are encoded together in the Lathyrus oleraceus cultivar Zhongwan6 chromosome 3, CAAS_Psat_ZW6_1.0, whole genome shotgun sequence genome:
- the LOC127127315 gene encoding non-specific lipid-transfer protein 1 has protein sequence MANTMFVKVILLAMTCFVLSSPLANAALSCGQIQLSITPCIGYLRSPTPTVPAPCCNGVRNLNNLAKTTPDRQGACRCLKFTATRFPGLNLPALAALPTNCGVNLPYKISPSIDCNIVKH, from the exons ATGGCTAACACAATGTTTGTGAAAGTTATTTTGTTGGCTATGACATGCTTCGTTTTAAGCAGTCCCTTAGCCAATGCAGCCCTTTCATGTGGTCAGATACAACTCAGTATAACACCATGCATTGGGTACCTTAGGAGCCCAACTCCAACTGTCCCTGCTCCATGTTGCAATGGAGTTAGAAATTTAAATAACCTAGCTAAAACTACCCCTGATCGTCAAGGTGCTTGTAGGTGTCTCAAATTCACTGCCACCCGCTTTCCTGGACTCAATCTTCCCGCTCTTGCTGCTCTTCCCACCAATTGTGGTGTCAACTTGCCCTATAAAATTAGTCCATCCATTGACTGCAACAT AGTGAAGCACTGA